The following DNA comes from Candidatus Methanoperedens sp..
AAATCTATTTTCAATGAGTGGCCGGATGGGATACCCTTTGATCTTTCAGAGGTATTTATTAAACTCATAGAAAAAGGCGAAGTGTCGGCGTTTGAAGTTTTCAAACGCTTTTACGAAATTGGGTCTATCCAGGGTATAAAAGAAACCGAGGAATATTTAAATACCAAGCATCAAATTTGTCAAAATATGTGATAGATATGGAACAGGAAGATTATATTGAAACTTATTTCAAAGATTGTGTTGAAATTATAAATCGGATTGACAGGGAACAAATAATAAAAATTTCTGCGATCCTTAAGAAAATCCAACTAAGACAGGGCAGGCTGTTCATCCTTGGTGTAGGCGGAAGCGCAGGCAATGCATCACATGCTGTTAATGATTTTCGTAAAATTGCAGGTATAGAATCCTATGCTCCCACAGACAACGTTTCTGAACTTACAGCAAGGGTTAATGATGACGGCTGGGAGACGATATTTGTTAACTGGCTCAAAGGCAGCCGATTGAACACCAAAGATGGTATCCTTGTATTCTCAGTCGGCGGAGGGAATGCTGAAAAAAACGTGAGCGTTAACCTTGTCAAAGCATTACAATATGCCAAAGATGCTGGTGCAAGTATTATGGGAATCGTAGGACGTGACGGCGGATACACTGCAAAGGTAGCAGATGCCTGCATCATAATCCCTCCCGTGAACGATGAAACCATCACGCCTCAAACTGAAGCATTCCAGGCAGTCGTCTGGCATTTACTGGTTTCCAGTCCTGATATGAAGAAATATGAAATGAAATGGGAGAGTACAAGGTAACAGGCGGCACGAATGGCAGATGCTGTTTTCCTGGATAGGGATGGCGTGCTTAACGAGCTTGTATTAAATCCTGCGACTGGAGAGTATGAGCCTCCACATCGTATAGGGGATATGAAACTTTTTCCTTATGTGTTTGAATGCCTTGGAAAAATCCAAAATGCAGGGTATGATCTGTTTCTCGTCTCCAACCAGCCGGATTATGCTAAAGGGAAAACTACACTTGAAGCCTTAGAAAAAGTCCACAACAAATTTGACCAATTGTTAACTTCTAAGGGAATATATTTTAAGGAATACTATTACTGCTATCATCATCCTCAAGGGATAATACCTGAATATTCTTACGAATGTATGTGCCGCAAACCAAAGCCGTTCTTCCTTTTTAAAGCAGAAGAAAATTATAATATCGAGCTTGGGAGTTCATGGATGATTGGAGATCGGGATATAGATATCGAATGCGGCAAAGCTGCTGGCACGAAAACAATATTAATAGAGGAGCCATTATCTATGAATAAACGCGGGAATAGTATGCCTGACCATAAGGTAAAAGATCTGATAGAAGCAGTGGAGATAATAATTCAAATAAATGGATAAAAAATAATATTAAAATATCAGAAGGAGACGAGGAAATTATGAAAGGATCAAAACAATTTAAAATAAAACTATATGCAGACGGCGCAGATCTGAAAGGAATGATAGAGGTTTACAATGAAGGGATTGTTAGTGGTTTCACAACAAATCCTACATTAATGAAAAAAGCTGGTGTTAAGAACTATGAAGAATTCGCAAAATCTGCCATAAAAGCAATTCCAGACCTCCCAATTTCATTTGAAGTATTCTCGGATGATTTGGAAGGCATGGAGAGAGAAGCTCGCAAGATCGCAAGCTGGGGCGAAAAAGCTTACATAAAGATACCTGTTACAAATACTAAAGGAAAAAGCACAGCTTCCCTGGTGAAAAAACTGTCATATGATGGGTTAAAGCTCAATGTAACTGCCATCTTAACGACCGAGCAGGTAAAACAAGTTTCTAATGCTCTTTCACCTGCAACCCCAAGTATAGTTTCGGTATTTGCGGGGCGTATAGCAGATACTGGCAGGGATCCTATGCCGATAATGAAAGAGGCAGTGAACATATTGAAATCGAACACGAAATCGGAACTATTATGGGCGAGTACAAGGGAATTGCTGAATCTTGTGCAGGCTGAATCGTGCGGATGCCATATCATTACAATTACCAATGATATATTGAAAAAGGTCCCAATGCTTGGGAAGGATCTTAAGGAATTGTCGCTGGATACGGTGAAAATGTTCTATAATGATGCACAAGGGGCGGGTTACAAAATTTGATTCATGTAGCTTGGCATAATCTTTTAATCAATTAATTCTTTATTGAAAACATAAGAATTACTGGCATAATATCCCCATGCAAAACTTATTAATATCTGGATAATTTTTGAAACTAATAAGCCAGTGCCAACCAATTCTATA
Coding sequences within:
- a CDS encoding SIS domain-containing protein, translated to MEQEDYIETYFKDCVEIINRIDREQIIKISAILKKIQLRQGRLFILGVGGSAGNASHAVNDFRKIAGIESYAPTDNVSELTARVNDDGWETIFVNWLKGSRLNTKDGILVFSVGGGNAEKNVSVNLVKALQYAKDAGASIMGIVGRDGGYTAKVADACIIIPPVNDETITPQTEAFQAVVWHLLVSSPDMKKYEMKWESTR
- a CDS encoding HAD-IIIA family hydrolase — its product is MADAVFLDRDGVLNELVLNPATGEYEPPHRIGDMKLFPYVFECLGKIQNAGYDLFLVSNQPDYAKGKTTLEALEKVHNKFDQLLTSKGIYFKEYYYCYHHPQGIIPEYSYECMCRKPKPFFLFKAEENYNIELGSSWMIGDRDIDIECGKAAGTKTILIEEPLSMNKRGNSMPDHKVKDLIEAVEIIIQING
- a CDS encoding transaldolase, which encodes MKGSKQFKIKLYADGADLKGMIEVYNEGIVSGFTTNPTLMKKAGVKNYEEFAKSAIKAIPDLPISFEVFSDDLEGMEREARKIASWGEKAYIKIPVTNTKGKSTASLVKKLSYDGLKLNVTAILTTEQVKQVSNALSPATPSIVSVFAGRIADTGRDPMPIMKEAVNILKSNTKSELLWASTRELLNLVQAESCGCHIITITNDILKKVPMLGKDLKELSLDTVKMFYNDAQGAGYKI